One genomic region from Gossypium hirsutum isolate 1008001.06 chromosome D13, Gossypium_hirsutum_v2.1, whole genome shotgun sequence encodes:
- the LOC107919342 gene encoding cation/H(+) antiporter 4 has translation MANSNSSSYTTGMEETKRSTEVCLTFPPKVISPGLATILVEKDKDEQLMTYSGPRLHCQMVVIFVLTQIIHSLLKKLGLPLFISQILAGILLSPMLFSDRHSFVNISEDSVSVLGTVGALGFVFFLFLSGVKMDLSLTLKSGKKAICIGLLTVVVPLIFCMTTIKNLHPEGNEFSNKSFFLAVTYSGTSFPVIHSLLSELKILNSELGRLGLSAALIGDIVTLVLTVFSLWVKTGIEKGIKEALMDVGLALLFIVIVVFVLRPVMEWMVKRTPEAGQIKDMCFFIVVLAFMMSPRFTKLFRVYFLFGPFILGLAVPDGPPLGSALVEKLDPIISGLFLPIFATTCGLRFDPSYFKDSTKFAYHQAIGAVVTLLIKFVVSLLVPLLCKMPTRDSFALAFIMISKGIVEMGSYSIMNDSRVISEDIFTHMTIVIILVASIVPILVKKLYDPSRKYLCFQKRTIMNSKLNQELRLISCVHVPSNVSSIINLFNASCLIRDSSIALDVLHLVKLSGRATPLFIAHHKQKKTQPNKSYSENVVLAFEQFERDNREAVSVNVFTAVSPPNLMYEDICNLAMDRLTSFIILPFHRRWYIDGSIESEDQTIRSLNFDILERAPCSIGILVEGRRNLKGSNVRDPLASNNSSSYNIAVIFMGGQDDREALALAKRISQDKNVSLTVIHFKAANSLGAILTENDRMLDDAMLSDIKQSKCLTYIEKQVKDGPETSNYLRSIVEDYQLIIVGRRYKRENPQTSGLQEWCEFQEIGIIGDLLSSADFIGKYSLLIVQQQQRTT, from the exons ATGGCAAATAGTAATTCAAGCTCCTACACCACTGGAATGGAGGAAACGAAAAGATCTACAGAGGTTTGCCTTACATTTCCTCCCAAAGTCATCTCTCCGGGCTTGGCTACTATACTGGTTGAAAAAGATAAAGATGAACAGCTCATGACCTATTCTGGGCCGAGGCTTCATTGTCAGATGGTTGTCATTTTTGTTCTCACTCAAATAATTCATAGTCTGCTCAAAAAATTGGGACTGCCATTGTTCATCTCCCAGATTCTT GCAGGAATATTACTCAGTCCTATGCTTTTCAGTGATCGACATTCTTTTGTTAACATATCAGAGGATAGTGTTTCGGTTTTGGGGACAGTGGGAGCCTTGGGTTTTGTGTTCTTTTTGTTTCTAAGTGGGGTGAAAATGGACCTCAGCTTGACACTAAAATCTGGAAAGAAGGCCATATGTATTGGCTTGCTCACAGTGGTGGTGCCTCTGATATTTTGTATGACCACAATTAAGAATCTTCACCCAGAAGGCAATGAGTTTTCAAACAAAAGTTTCTTTCTCGCAGTAACATATTCTGGAACTTCATTTCCGGTCATACATAGCCTTCTTAGTGAGCTAAAAATCCTGAACTCAGAACTCGGCAGGCTTGGATTATCTGCAGCACTTATAGGTGACATTGTGACATTAGTTCTTACCGTGTTTAGCCTATGGGTGAAAACGGGAATTGAAAAAGGAATAAAAGAGGCTCTAATGGATGTTGGACTGGCTCTGCTCTTTATTGTAATCGTGGTGTTTGTGTTGCGACCAGTGATGGAATGGATGGTGAAACGCACGCCTGAGGCTGGCCAAATCAAAGATATGTGCTTTTTTATCGTCGTTTTGGCATTCATGATGTCACCTAGGTTCACTAAACTTTTTCGTGTATATTTTCTATTTGGTCCATTTATTCTGGGCTTGGCTGTCCCAGATGGACCCCCTTTGGGATCCGCTCTAGTCGAAAAGTTAGACCCTATAATTTCAGGATTGTTTTTGCCTATATTTGCTACAACATGTGGCCTAAGGTTTGATCCGTCTTACTTTAAGGACTCTACCAAGTTTGCATATCACCAAGCCATTGGAGCTGTGGTAACACTTTtgatcaaatttgtggtctctcTTCTAGTGCCCTTATTGTGCAAGATGCCTACAAGGGATTCTTTCGCACTTGCGTTTATAATGATATCCAAAGGAATTGTTGAGATGGGTTCCTACAGCATCATGAATGACAGCAGA GTTATATCAGAGGATATATTTACTCACATGACTATTGTGATCATTTTGGTTGCAAGCATTGTGCCAATACTTGTGAAAAAGCTTTATGATCCATCTAGGAAGTATTTATGCTTTCAAAAGAGGACCATCATGAACTCCAAGCTCAACCAGGAGCTTCGATTGATCAGTTGCGTTCATGTGCCAAGTAATGTCAGTTCTATTATCAACCTATTTAATGCCTCATGTCTGATTAGGGACAGCTCCATTGCTTTGGATGTCCTTCACCTTGTCAAGCTTAGTGGGCGAGCCACACCGCTTTTCATTGCTCATCATAAGCAAAAGAAAACACAGCCCAACAAGTCGTACTCCGAGAATGTCGTGCTCGCTTTCGAACAGTTTGAGCGGGACAATAGGGAAGCTGTATCAGTGAACGTTTTCACCGCAGTATCTCCACCAAATTTGATGTACGAGGATATATGCAACCTTGCCATGGACCGCCTTACATCCTTTATAATACTCCCGTTTCACCGGAGGTGGTACATTGACGGGAGCATCGAATCAGAAGATCAAACCATAAGAAGCCTGAACTTTGACATCCTTGAAAGGGCGCCTTGCTCGATAGGGATCCTTGTTGAAGGACGCCGCAACCTAAAAGGTTCCAATGTTAGAGATCCATTAGCATCAAATAACTCCTCATCCTACAACATTGCAGTGATATTCATGGGGGGTCAAGATGATAGGGAGGCTCTAGCGCTAGCTAAACGCATTTCCCAAGACAAAAATGTTAGCCTTACCGTAATCCATTTCAAAGCTGCAAACAGCTTAGGCGCCATCCTAACCGAGAATGATAGAATGCTTGATGATGCAATGTTGAGTGACATTAAACAAAGTAAATGCTTAACATACATTGAGAAACAAGTAAAAGATGGACCGGAAACTTCAAATTATCTTCGATCCATTGTGGAAGACTACCAACTTATCATTGTTGGGAGACGATACAAGAGGGAAAATCCTCAGACCTCAGGTCTACAGGAGTGGTGTGAATTTCAAGAGATTGGGATTATTGGAGACTTACTTTCTTCTGCAGATTTTATTGGCAAATATTCTTTGTTGATTGTGCAACAACAACAAAGGACTACTTGA
- the LOC107919343 gene encoding cation/H(+) antiporter 4, whose translation MANGNSSSYTTGMEGTKRSEEICLKFPPNVISPGLAALLAQKDKHEKLMDYSGPRLHFQMVVIFVLTQIIHSLLKKLGLPLFISQLLAGILLSPMVFSDEHSLVNISEESVAVLGTVGAFGFVFFLFLSGVKMDLSLTLKSGKKAICIGLLTVVVPLVSCMTTIKLLHEEGNEFSNKSFFLAVTYSGTSFPVIHCLLSDLKILNSELGRLGLSAALIGDMLTLFLTVFSLWVKTGFEKGRKEALIDFGLALLFIVIVVFVLRPAMKWMVKRTPEAGQIKDICFYLVILAFMMSPRFTDLFHGPPLGSALVEKLDPVISGLFLPIFATTCGLRFDLSYFKNSNLFAYHQVLGAMVALIIKFGVSLLVPLLCKMPTRDSLALAFIMISKGIVEMGSYSIMNDNRVISEDIFAHMTIVIILVASIVPILVKRLYDPSRKYLCFQKRTIMNSRLNQELRLIVCVHVPGNVNSIINQLNASCPTRESSIALDVLHLIKLSGQATPLFITHDKQKKTLSSKSYSENVVVSFEQFERDNWGAVSVTVFTAVSPPNLMYEDICNLAMDRLTSFILLPFHRRWYIDGSIESEDQTVRTLNFDILEKAPCSVGILVEGRRNLKGSGIRDPLSSDNSSFYNIAVIFLGGQDDREALALAKRISQDKSVRLTVIHLKAANSLGVILTENDRMLDSAVLNDVKQSVCFTYIEEHVNDGPETSNFLQSIVEDYQLIIVGRRYKTEDPQTLGLQEWCEFQEIGIIGDLLSSADFIRSYSLLIVQQQQQRTV comes from the exons ATGGCGAATGGTAATTCAAGCTCCTACACCACAGGGATGGAGGGAACGAAAAGATCAGAAGAGATTTGCCTTAAATTTCCTCCCAACGTCATCTCTCCAGGGTTGGCTGCATTGCTAGCTCAAAAAGATAAGCATGAAAAGTTGATGGACTATTCTGGGCCGAGGCTTCATTTCCAGATGGTTGTCATTTTTGTTCTCACTCAAATAATTCATAGTCTGCTAAAAAAATTGGGACTTCCATTGTTCATCTCCCAGCTTCTC GCAGGGATATTACTCAGTCCTATGGTTTTCAGTGATGAACATTCTTTGGTTAACATATCAGAGGAGAGTGTTGCAGTTCTGGGGACAGTGGGAGCCTTTGGTTTTgtgttctttttgtttttaagtgGGGTGAAAATGGACCTTAGCTTAACACTGAAATCTGGAAAGAAGGCCATATGTATTGGTTTGCTTACGGTGGTGGTACCTCTGGTATCTTGTATGACAACAATTAAGTTGCTTCACGAAGAAGGCAATGAGTTTTCAAACAAAAGTTTCTTTCTCGCAGTAACATATTCTGGAACTTCATTCCCAGTCATACATTGCCTTCTCAGTGACCTGAAAATCTTGAACTCGGAACTCGGCAGGCTTGGATTATCAGCAGCACTTATAGGTGACATGCTGACACTATTTCTTACGGTGTTTAGCCTATGGGTGAAAACAGGAtttgaaaaaggaagaaaagaggcTCTAATTGATTTTGGACTAGCTCTGCTCTTTATTGTAATCGTGGTGTTTGTGTTGCGACCAGCGATGAAATGGATGGTGAAACGCACCCCTGAGGCTGGCCAAATCAAAGATATATGCTTTTATCTTGTCATTTTGGCATTCATGATGTCACCTAGGTTCACTGACCTATTTC ATGGACCCCCTTTGGGATCTGCTTTGGTCGAAAAGTTAGACCCCGTTATTTCAGGATTGTTTTTGCCTATATTTGCTACAACTTGTGGCCTGAGGTTTGATCTGTCTTACTTTAAGAACTCAAACTTATTTGCATATCACCAAGTCCTTGGAGCTATGGTAGCACTTATTATTAAATTTGGGGTCTCTCTACTAGTGCCCTTATTATGCAAGATGCCCACAAGGGATTCTTTGGCACTTGCATTTATAATGATATCCAAAGGCATTGTTGAGATGGGTTCTTACAGCATCATGAATGACAACAGA GTTATATCAGAAGATATATTTGCTCACATGACTATTGTGATCATTTTGGTTGCAAGCATCGTGCCAATACTTGTGAAAAGGCTTTACGATCCATCTAGGAAGTATTTATGCTTCCAGAAAAGGACAATCATGAACTCTAGGCTCAACCAGGAGCTTCGATTGATCGTTTGCGTTCACGTGCCGGGTAATGTCAATTCTATTATCAACCAATTGAATGCCTCCTGTCCAACTAGAGAAAGCTCCATTGCTTTGGATGTCCTTCACCTTATCAAGCTCAGTGGACAAGCCACACCACTTTTCATTACTCATGATAAGCAGAAGAAAACACTCTCCAGCAAATCATACTCCGAGAATGTCGTGGTCTCTTTCGAACAATTTGAACGGGACAATTGGGGAGCTGTATCAGTGACCGTTTTCACAGCAGTCTCTCCGCCAAATTTGATGTACGAGGATATATGCAACCTCGCCATGGACCGCCTCACATCCTTTATACTACTTCCATTTCATCGGAGGTGGTACATTGACGGGAGCATTGAATCAGAAGATCAAACTGTAAGAACCCTGAACTTCGATATCCTTGAAAAGGCGCCTTGCTCGGTAGGGATCCTTGTTGAAGGACGCCGCAATCTAAAAGGCTCAGGTATTAGAGATCCATTATCATCAGATAACTCCTCATTCTACAACATTGCTGTGATCTTCCTGGGGGGTCAAGATGATAGGGAGGCTTTAGCGTTAGCTAAACGCATTTCCCAGGACAAAAGTGTCCGCCTCACCGTAATCCATCTCAAAGCCGCGAATAGCTTAGGCGTCATCTTAACGGAGAATGATCGAATGCTTGATAGTGCGGTGTTGAACGATGTCAAACAAAGTGTATGCTTCACATACATTGAAGAACATGTAAATGATGGACCGGAAACTTCAAATTTTCTCCAATCCATTGTGGAAGACTACCAACTTATCATTGTTGGGAGACGATACAAGACTGAAGATCCTCAAACCTTAGGTTTACAAGAATGGTGTGAATTTCAAGAGATTGGGATTATTGGAGACCTACTCTCATCTGCAGATTTTATTCGCAGTTATTCTTTGTTGATTGTGCAACAACAGCAACAAAGGACTGTTTAA